A window of Streptomyces puniciscabiei contains these coding sequences:
- a CDS encoding DUF488 domain-containing protein, translated as MSVRVRRIYDPPEADDGLRVLVDRLWPRGLAKDEAHIDEWPKGLTPSTELRKWYHAGEGSYEEFRRRYEAELDAPEAAELLDGLRKSVRKGRVTLLTASKAPEQSQAAVLAELLKRTR; from the coding sequence GTGAGCGTGCGTGTGCGCCGGATCTACGACCCGCCCGAGGCCGACGACGGCCTGCGCGTCCTGGTCGACCGGCTGTGGCCGCGCGGCCTCGCCAAGGACGAGGCGCACATCGACGAGTGGCCCAAAGGGCTCACGCCCTCGACCGAGCTGCGCAAGTGGTATCACGCCGGCGAGGGCTCGTACGAGGAGTTCCGCCGCCGCTACGAGGCGGAGCTCGACGCTCCTGAGGCCGCCGAACTCCTCGACGGCCTCAGGAAGTCGGTCCGCAAGGGCAGGGTGACCCTGCTGACGGCGTCCAAGGCACCGGAGCAGAGCCAGGCCGCGGTGCTGGCGGAGCTGCTGAAGCGCACCCGCTGA
- a CDS encoding MBL fold metallo-hydrolase has translation MRAEVHQVADGIHLVHGNHVNWVILKDGDAVTLVDTGYPGDREGLLASLAEVGSSPEAVTAVLITHAHNDHLGSAEYLRATHGTPVYLHPAEVPHARRDFLHQAGIGDVVRNAWRPGVVPWARHVIQVGGTQHNPVTAPEPFPNEGPLDLPGGPVPVHTPGHTDGHCAYHLPEAGIVISGDTLVSGHATSRVKGPQILLDFFHHDRAGVLASLGTIGALDADTLLPGHGPVHRGSVRAAAELARDRAS, from the coding sequence ATGCGGGCAGAGGTACACCAAGTCGCCGACGGCATCCATCTGGTGCACGGCAACCACGTCAACTGGGTGATCCTGAAGGACGGGGACGCCGTCACCCTGGTGGACACCGGCTATCCGGGAGACCGCGAGGGACTCCTGGCTTCCCTGGCGGAGGTGGGCAGTTCACCGGAGGCGGTCACCGCCGTGCTCATCACCCACGCGCACAACGACCACCTGGGCTCGGCCGAGTACCTGCGCGCCACCCACGGCACCCCCGTGTACCTGCACCCGGCCGAAGTACCGCACGCACGGCGGGACTTCCTCCACCAGGCCGGCATCGGCGACGTGGTGCGCAACGCCTGGCGGCCGGGCGTCGTGCCGTGGGCGCGGCACGTGATCCAGGTGGGCGGCACCCAGCACAATCCGGTCACCGCGCCCGAGCCGTTCCCGAACGAGGGCCCGCTGGACCTGCCCGGCGGCCCGGTGCCCGTGCACACCCCCGGCCACACCGACGGCCACTGCGCCTACCACCTTCCCGAGGCGGGCATCGTCATCTCCGGTGACACCCTGGTGAGCGGCCACGCGACCTCGCGCGTCAAGGGGCCGCAGATACTGCTCGACTTCTTCCATCACGACCGCGCCGGCGTCCTGGCCTCCCTCGGGACGATCGGCGCGCTCGACGCCGACACCCTGCTGCCCGGTCACGGGCCGGTCCACCGGGGTTCGGTGCGCGCGGCGGCCGAGCTGGCCCGGGACCGGGCCTCCTAG
- a CDS encoding DUF4032 domain-containing protein: MALQISATNPEHPALLLALPWDVPLQEWPEEYLVPLPRGISRHVVRYAHAGDEVIAVKELAERPALREYGLLRDLDRLGIPAVDPLAVVTGRTDRSGAPLEPVLITRHLRGSMPYRSMFETTMRPATMHRLMDALAVLLVRLHLAGFAWGDCSLSNTLFRRDAGAYAAYLVDAETGDLHPRLSPGQREYDLDLARVNISGELLDLEASGALHPSVDPVEFGHEICTRYQGLWQELTRTSVYPAGKYHYIERRIRRLNDLGFDVAEMQIEHSAGGDTVTFVPKVVDAGHHQRQLLRLTGLDAEENQARRLLNDLESWMATQDDYAPGDPLAARPEVLAHRWVRDVFRPTVRAVPRELRGSMDPAEIYHELLEHRWYLSERAQHDIGLDTAVQDYIDHVLPRARATLQPTEAE, from the coding sequence ATGGCCTTGCAGATCAGCGCCACGAACCCGGAGCACCCCGCGCTCCTGCTCGCCCTGCCCTGGGACGTGCCCCTTCAGGAGTGGCCCGAGGAGTACCTCGTGCCGCTCCCGAGGGGCATCTCCCGGCACGTCGTGCGATACGCGCACGCCGGCGACGAGGTGATCGCCGTCAAGGAGCTGGCCGAGCGGCCCGCGCTGCGCGAGTACGGGCTGCTGCGCGACCTCGACCGGCTCGGCATCCCCGCCGTCGACCCGCTCGCCGTGGTCACCGGCCGCACCGACCGCTCGGGCGCCCCGCTGGAGCCGGTGCTGATCACCCGGCATCTGCGCGGCTCGATGCCGTACCGCTCCATGTTCGAGACCACCATGCGCCCGGCGACCATGCACCGGCTGATGGACGCCCTCGCCGTGCTGCTGGTCCGGCTGCACCTGGCCGGGTTCGCGTGGGGCGACTGCTCGCTGTCCAACACCCTCTTCCGTCGGGACGCGGGCGCCTACGCCGCTTATCTGGTCGACGCCGAGACCGGCGACCTGCACCCACGGCTCAGCCCCGGGCAGCGGGAGTACGACCTGGATCTGGCCCGGGTGAACATCAGCGGCGAGCTGCTGGACCTGGAGGCGTCCGGCGCGCTGCACCCGTCCGTGGACCCGGTGGAGTTCGGGCACGAGATCTGCACCCGGTACCAGGGGCTGTGGCAGGAGCTGACCCGTACCTCGGTGTACCCGGCGGGCAAGTACCACTACATCGAACGCCGGATCCGGCGGCTGAACGACCTCGGTTTCGACGTGGCCGAGATGCAGATCGAGCACTCGGCGGGCGGCGACACGGTCACCTTCGTGCCGAAGGTCGTCGACGCCGGCCACCACCAGCGCCAGCTGCTGCGGCTGACCGGCCTGGACGCCGAGGAGAACCAGGCGCGGCGGCTGCTGAACGACCTGGAGAGCTGGATGGCCACCCAGGACGACTACGCGCCCGGCGACCCCCTCGCCGCCCGCCCCGAGGTCCTGGCCCACCGATGGGTGCGGGACGTGTTCCGGCCCACCGTGCGGGCCGTCCCGCGGGAGCTGCGCGGCTCCATGGACCCGGCCGAGATCTACCACGAACTCCTCGAACACCGCTGGTACCTGTCCGAGCGCGCCCAGCACGACATAGGACTCGACACCGCCGTCCAGGACTACATCGACCACGTGCTGCCCAGGGCACGGGCCACCCTGCAGCCGACCGAGGCCGAGTGA
- a CDS encoding universal stress protein, with amino-acid sequence MARTITAGVDGTEESLAALEWAGREAVRRALPLRVVHAWRYAESLADTDRDTQHDWVSQGVAEAVRAVSGRHPGLAVSVDVVEGEPVQALARAAAEAEMLVLGSRGHGPVVGFLLGSVGQQVIAEAARPVVLVRAGDRPAAEAAGRDVVVGQHGDPEDSAATLRFAFETAAARGAAVRAVRAWTLPPVFAYSPGSLRLLDDAGGLEPYERQALTEALGPWRERFPEVPVSEHVELGSAGQVLLVAAAAAQLLVVGRRAHRTAVGTRIGSVAHGMLHHAECPVAVVPHE; translated from the coding sequence ATGGCACGCACGATCACGGCAGGGGTGGACGGCACCGAGGAGAGCCTGGCCGCGCTGGAGTGGGCGGGCCGGGAGGCCGTGCGCCGTGCGCTGCCCCTGCGCGTCGTGCACGCGTGGCGGTACGCCGAGTCGCTCGCCGACACCGACCGGGACACCCAGCACGACTGGGTGTCGCAAGGGGTGGCGGAGGCGGTGCGGGCCGTCTCGGGGCGCCATCCGGGGCTCGCGGTGAGCGTCGACGTGGTCGAGGGCGAGCCCGTGCAGGCGCTGGCCCGGGCCGCGGCGGAGGCGGAGATGCTGGTGCTGGGCTCGCGCGGGCACGGGCCAGTGGTCGGGTTCCTGCTGGGGTCGGTCGGACAGCAGGTGATCGCCGAGGCGGCCCGGCCGGTGGTCCTGGTGCGTGCCGGGGACCGTCCGGCGGCCGAGGCCGCCGGACGGGACGTCGTGGTCGGCCAGCACGGCGACCCCGAGGACAGCGCGGCCACGCTGCGGTTCGCGTTCGAGACGGCCGCGGCCCGGGGCGCGGCCGTACGGGCCGTACGGGCATGGACCCTGCCGCCGGTCTTCGCATACAGCCCCGGCTCGCTCAGGCTCCTCGACGACGCGGGCGGTCTCGAGCCCTACGAGCGGCAGGCGCTGACCGAGGCGCTCGGGCCGTGGCGGGAGCGGTTCCCGGAGGTGCCCGTGTCAGAGCACGTCGAGCTGGGCAGCGCGGGCCAGGTGCTGCTGGTGGCGGCCGCTGCGGCCCAGCTGCTGGTCGTCGGGCGCCGGGCGCACCGTACGGCCGTGGGCACCCGGATCGGCTCGGTCGCGCACGGGATGCTGCACCACGCCGAGTGCCCGGTCGCCGTGGTCCCGCACGAGTGA
- a CDS encoding M1 family metallopeptidase → MTPPHRPPARRRTALLATVPVALAALVGAAGPTAAGTPGASGAGDPYFPLSGNGGYHVRHYDLTLRYDTSSRHLDGRAVIAARAGQNLSRFDLDLTGLKVTGVAVDGIPAAFRRAGQELVVTPRHTLRTGRAFRVTVTYEGTPRPVTDPDGSADGWIPTDDGAFVAGEPQGAMTWFPANAHPEDKSSYDITITVPQGRTAVSNGELLGRRTEHGRTTFHWRESRPMAAYLATATVGTFEVEQYTTPDGIHVYNAVDPREASAAAPVLKKLPSVLAWERGLFGPYPFRSAGSIVDHAPDVGYALETQTRPLYDSAPDISTLVHENAHQWFGDSVSLTAWKDIWLNEGFATYAEWLYAEQHGGDSARKTFDALYARPASDHLWAFPPGDPGSGRNIFDTPVYARGAMTLHEVRKAVGDPDFFRILRAWAAAHRDAHGTTAQFERLAERISGKRLDGLFHTWLFTGGKPKDA, encoded by the coding sequence GTGACGCCACCGCACAGACCGCCCGCCCGACGCCGTACCGCGCTCCTCGCCACCGTCCCCGTCGCCCTAGCGGCACTCGTCGGCGCCGCCGGACCCACGGCGGCGGGCACACCCGGCGCGTCGGGCGCGGGCGACCCCTACTTCCCGCTCAGCGGCAACGGCGGCTACCACGTCCGGCACTACGACCTGACGCTCCGCTACGACACCTCCTCCCGGCACCTCGACGGCAGGGCCGTGATCGCCGCCCGCGCCGGCCAGAACCTCAGCCGTTTCGACCTCGACCTGACGGGCCTGAAGGTCACCGGCGTCGCCGTCGACGGCATCCCCGCGGCCTTTCGGCGCGCCGGCCAGGAACTCGTCGTCACCCCCCGCCACACCCTGCGCACGGGCCGCGCCTTCCGGGTCACCGTCACCTACGAAGGCACTCCGAGGCCGGTCACCGACCCCGACGGCAGCGCGGACGGCTGGATCCCCACCGACGACGGCGCCTTCGTCGCGGGCGAGCCGCAGGGCGCGATGACCTGGTTCCCGGCGAACGCGCACCCCGAGGACAAGTCGTCGTACGACATCACCATCACCGTCCCGCAGGGGCGCACGGCCGTCTCCAACGGCGAGCTGCTCGGCCGGCGCACCGAGCACGGCCGTACGACCTTCCACTGGCGCGAGAGCCGGCCGATGGCCGCCTACCTGGCCACCGCCACCGTCGGAACGTTCGAGGTCGAGCAGTACACCACCCCCGACGGCATCCACGTGTACAACGCCGTCGACCCGCGCGAGGCGAGCGCGGCGGCACCGGTGCTGAAGAAGCTGCCGTCCGTACTCGCCTGGGAGAGAGGGCTGTTCGGGCCGTACCCGTTCCGCTCCGCCGGGTCGATCGTCGACCACGCCCCGGACGTCGGCTACGCCCTGGAGACCCAGACCCGGCCGCTCTACGACTCCGCGCCCGACATCAGCACCCTCGTCCACGAGAACGCCCACCAGTGGTTCGGCGACTCCGTCTCCCTGACCGCCTGGAAGGACATCTGGCTCAACGAGGGCTTCGCCACCTACGCCGAGTGGCTGTACGCCGAGCAGCACGGCGGCGACAGCGCCCGGAAGACCTTCGACGCCCTCTACGCCCGCCCCGCGAGCGACCACCTGTGGGCCTTCCCGCCCGGCGACCCGGGCAGCGGCCGGAACATCTTCGACACGCCCGTCTACGCCCGCGGTGCCATGACCCTGCACGAGGTGCGCAAGGCCGTCGGCGACCCGGACTTCTTCCGGATCCTGCGCGCCTGGGCCGCGGCACACCGCGACGCACACGGTACGACGGCACAGTTCGAGCGGCTGGCCGAGCGGATCTCCGGGAAGCGGCTGGACGGGCTGTTCCACACCTGGCTGTTCACCGGAGGAAAGCCGAAGGACGCCTGA
- a CDS encoding FAD-binding dehydrogenase, translating into MDADVIVVGAGLAGLVAAHELNRRGRRVALVDQENAANLGGQAFWSFGGLFLVDSPEQRRLGIKDSFDLAWNDWQGSARFDRLEDEDSWAVRWARAYVEFAAGEKRSWLKGHGIELLPTVGWAERGDLRAGGHGNSVPRFHIAWGTGTGVVEPFVRHARQAARDGLLTFHHRHRVDELVIEGGTARGVRGTVLAEDHAPRGVASNRDRAGDFELTAQAVVVTTGGIGADHDIVRRYWPARLGTPPAEMVTGVPAYVDGRMLDISAEAGVRLVNRDRMWHYTEGLQNWDPIWPGHGIRILPGPSSIWLDALGRRLPDPCLPGYDTLSTLKYLRTTEDIAGYDHSWFILTRKIIEKEFALSGSEQNPDITAKDRRAVLRDRLLGKGAPAPVQAFLDQGADFVTAGNLEQLVGKMNALTDKPLLDAAEVRRQIEARDLQMANPYSKDSQVQGIRNARRYIGDRLGRVATPHRILDPAAGPLIGVKLHILTRKTLGGIQTDLDSRALAADGTPIEGLYAAGEVAGFGGGGVHGYNALEGTFLGGCLFSGRAAGRHAARHTG; encoded by the coding sequence ATGGACGCGGACGTCATCGTCGTCGGAGCGGGCCTCGCCGGCCTGGTCGCGGCGCACGAGCTCAACCGCCGGGGCCGCCGGGTGGCCCTGGTCGACCAGGAGAACGCCGCCAACCTCGGCGGACAGGCCTTCTGGTCCTTCGGCGGGCTCTTCCTCGTCGACTCGCCCGAGCAGCGCCGCCTCGGCATCAAGGACTCCTTCGACCTCGCCTGGAACGACTGGCAGGGCAGCGCGCGGTTCGACCGCCTGGAGGACGAGGACTCCTGGGCGGTGCGCTGGGCCCGCGCCTATGTCGAGTTCGCGGCCGGCGAGAAGCGGTCCTGGCTCAAGGGCCACGGCATCGAACTGCTGCCGACCGTCGGCTGGGCCGAGCGCGGCGACCTCAGGGCGGGCGGGCACGGCAACTCCGTACCCCGCTTCCACATCGCCTGGGGCACCGGCACCGGCGTGGTCGAACCCTTCGTCCGCCACGCCCGCCAGGCCGCCCGGGACGGACTGCTGACCTTCCACCACCGCCACCGGGTCGACGAGCTGGTCATCGAGGGCGGCACGGCGCGCGGGGTGCGCGGCACCGTCCTGGCCGAGGACCACGCGCCGCGCGGCGTTGCCTCCAACCGGGACCGCGCCGGCGACTTCGAACTCACCGCGCAGGCGGTCGTCGTCACCACCGGCGGGATCGGCGCCGACCACGACATCGTCCGCCGCTACTGGCCCGCCCGGCTCGGCACCCCGCCGGCCGAGATGGTCACCGGCGTCCCGGCCTACGTCGACGGCCGGATGCTCGACATCAGCGCCGAGGCCGGTGTCCGGCTGGTCAACCGGGACCGCATGTGGCACTACACCGAGGGCCTGCAGAACTGGGACCCGATCTGGCCCGGCCACGGCATCCGCATCCTGCCCGGCCCGTCGTCCATCTGGCTGGACGCCCTCGGCCGCCGGCTGCCCGACCCCTGCCTGCCGGGCTACGACACCCTCAGCACCCTCAAGTACCTGCGCACCACCGAGGACATCGCCGGGTACGACCACTCCTGGTTCATCCTCACCCGGAAGATCATCGAGAAGGAGTTCGCGCTCTCCGGCTCCGAGCAGAACCCCGACATCACCGCCAAGGACCGCAGGGCCGTGCTGCGCGACCGGCTGCTCGGCAAGGGCGCACCCGCACCGGTGCAGGCCTTCCTGGACCAGGGCGCCGACTTCGTGACCGCGGGCAACCTGGAGCAGCTGGTCGGCAAGATGAACGCACTGACCGACAAGCCGCTGCTCGACGCGGCCGAGGTGCGCCGCCAGATCGAGGCCCGCGACCTGCAGATGGCCAACCCCTACAGCAAGGACTCCCAGGTCCAGGGCATCCGCAACGCCCGCCGCTACATCGGCGACCGGCTCGGCCGGGTGGCCACGCCGCACCGCATCCTCGACCCTGCCGCGGGCCCCCTCATCGGCGTCAAGCTCCACATCCTGACCCGCAAGACCCTGGGCGGCATCCAGACCGACCTCGACTCGCGCGCCCTGGCCGCCGACGGCACGCCGATCGAGGGGCTGTACGCGGCGGGCGAGGTGGCCGGCTTCGGCGGCGGCGGGGTGCACGGCTACAACGCGCTGGAGGGCACCTTCCTCGGCGGCTGCCTGTTCTCCGGGCGGGCCGCCGGCCGGCACGCGGCCAGGCACACCGGCTGA
- a CDS encoding alpha-ketoglutarate-dependent dioxygenase AlkB, with the protein MSTHLQGSLFDQTDELRLGPLDGLRRTELGSGAWIDVLPGWLSGADALFEELAADVPWRAERRKMYDAVVAVPRLLAFYAAHDPLPHPVLDEARDALSQHYAEELGEPFTTAGLCFYRDGRDSVAWHGDRIGRGAREDTMVAILSVGAPRDLLLRPAGGGGASLRRPLGHGDLIVMGGSCQRTWEHCVPKTARATGPRISIQFRPHGVQ; encoded by the coding sequence ATGTCCACGCACCTCCAGGGCTCCCTGTTCGACCAGACCGACGAGCTGCGGCTCGGCCCGCTGGACGGGCTGCGCCGGACCGAGCTGGGGTCGGGAGCGTGGATCGACGTCCTGCCGGGCTGGCTGAGCGGGGCCGACGCCCTCTTCGAGGAGCTGGCGGCGGACGTGCCGTGGCGCGCGGAGCGCCGCAAGATGTACGACGCCGTGGTGGCCGTACCACGCCTGCTTGCCTTCTACGCGGCCCACGACCCGCTTCCCCATCCGGTGCTGGACGAGGCCCGCGACGCCCTGTCCCAGCACTACGCCGAGGAACTGGGCGAGCCGTTCACCACCGCCGGGCTGTGCTTCTACCGCGACGGCAGGGACAGCGTGGCCTGGCACGGCGACCGGATCGGGCGGGGTGCCCGGGAGGACACGATGGTCGCGATCCTGTCCGTCGGCGCGCCCCGGGACCTGTTGCTGCGTCCGGCGGGCGGAGGCGGTGCGTCCCTGCGGCGGCCGCTCGGACACGGCGATCTGATCGTGATGGGCGGCTCCTGCCAGCGGACCTGGGAACACTGCGTACCGAAGACCGCCCGGGCCACGGGGCCGCGCATCAGCATCCAGTTCCGGCCGCACGGTGTGCAGTGA
- a CDS encoding TetR/AcrR family transcriptional regulator: MEDTPKRVTRRRVRTRARLLEAAFEVFAAKGFGRVSIEEICDAAGFSRGAFYSNFATLDELFFALYQERADLIASQVADALAQDGPALDVPASVDRVTEVLLLDVDWLLVKTDFLVHAARDEEVARALLDHRARLREAIADRLFRARGHTELPAVLGDAAGAAHAVVAAYDGVTVQLLLDKDVEAARAWLKQLLTALLTDGSSSSSRI, from the coding sequence ATGGAAGACACCCCCAAGCGCGTCACCCGCCGCCGGGTCCGCACCCGGGCCAGGCTGCTCGAGGCGGCGTTCGAGGTGTTCGCGGCCAAGGGCTTCGGACGGGTCTCCATCGAGGAGATCTGCGACGCGGCCGGCTTCAGCCGCGGCGCCTTCTACTCCAACTTCGCCACCCTGGACGAACTGTTCTTCGCCCTCTACCAGGAGCGGGCCGACCTCATCGCCTCCCAGGTGGCCGACGCCCTCGCCCAGGACGGCCCCGCTCTCGACGTGCCCGCCTCGGTGGACCGGGTCACCGAGGTGCTGCTGCTCGACGTGGACTGGCTGCTGGTCAAGACCGACTTCCTGGTGCACGCAGCGCGCGACGAGGAGGTCGCCCGGGCCCTCCTCGACCACCGCGCCCGGCTACGGGAGGCGATCGCCGACCGCCTGTTCCGCGCCCGCGGCCACACCGAACTGCCCGCCGTGCTCGGCGATGCGGCCGGCGCCGCGCACGCGGTGGTCGCCGCGTACGACGGCGTCACCGTCCAGCTTCTGCTGGACAAGGACGTCGAGGCCGCCCGGGCCTGGCTGAAGCAACTGCTCACCGCACTTCTCACCGACGGCAGCAGCTCCTCATCGAGGATCTGA